A part of Paenibacillus sp. 481 genomic DNA contains:
- a CDS encoding non-ribosomal peptide synthetase, with protein MSLDDIQLYPLTQAQQRIWNTELLYPNTSVCILAGAIKIEGQLHRDLLEQAINLAVQQHDAFRIMLINDQNEMKQYFETYSYQTIDYIDFSANNDERHVDDWLHEHKLKPMQLIQSALYHFLMFKTDHEQYGYCIKIHHIIADGISLEIITNQITSNYFQLLSNNPVASHEPKSYIDYISAEQDYRFSDRFQQDRNYWINTFDTLPAFIEFKAYQPILSSTAANRASFTIKGGLYQDLKQFCQDQQINVYAFFLSVLYTYIHKVSNEQDMAIGAVYSNRSTKKEKGTMGMYASTVAARIAIDPEEQFGSFLQRVSLNLSKIMLHQKYPYNQLIQDLRVEHHNIELQRLFSIIMEYRVMNFLKSDQTQNDKKLASQHHFCGHEVNDLLIRIEEELSEHVLHIHLDYRTCVFEEHEINKLIEYMSDIVRYIIGNSQQKISTFFLIHEEEKQIILNEFNDTTIAYPQHKTIQQLFEEQVQRTPDRIAVAFEGQTLTYQELNEKSNQVARALRAEGVKVDQLVGIMVERSLEMMIGMLGILKAGGAYVPIDPEYPQERIHYILNDSNVDVLLLQHHLQERVSYEGKVITLEGEHFHHEDRSNLPHLSQPNDLAYVIYTSGTTGKPKGAMIEHRNVVRLVKNTNSLPLNDQVRILQTGSIVFDASTFEIWGAMLNGGQLHLTEHANIINAVVLKQLINTNDINLMFLSTALFNQLVQQDHTLFERLQTLIVGGEELSIAHANKLILHYPTINLINGYGPTENTTFSTTYPIHGEQLKKAPIGRPISNSTAYIVDQGMNLQPIGVYGELIVGGDGVARGYLNQPELTAQKFVNGLFKDGERCYRTGDLARWLPDGNIEFLGRMDHQVKIRGYRIELGEVETSLLSVDCVQEATVATHEVKNGEKVICAYYVAKQSHTIHEIKAALSEKLPSYMIPTYFVELDQIPLTPNGKVDRKSLPAPESGMQMGTEYVPPQTPAEIIMSNVWEETLGLEKVGITDSFFDLGGHSLKIIETLPKLTRAGLQVTIKDYYDLKTIAAITSKISGEQPEIRTDEQVNEMIWNKPPKKRLTDEQISKPFNHSGHLLLTGATGYLGAHLLEQLLRTTDCTITCIIRGHSDQEVTERLVNKVQYYFKNDDVIPWLNQRVSVRCGDLSQPNLGLAEAVYNDLKVTVTEVIHAAALTKHFGTQEEFTLANVSSVEQLLKFVGHDKKFHHTSTISVSGLQVDEDEDVLFTEHDFYIKQDYLCNVYIETKFLAEKLIYDYVSTGTDAVIYRIGNLTNRYTDGQHQQNMNENSFLKRLKFMIKYGVITDLFPTGLEFTPVDKCSEAMLNIITQRGDSAEHYVFHLSNDKTLETEQFIEMLDEHGYKVELMKQQRFEQIVALNQEDEQFNQELQFMMGYGSDVDVHSRYRSKVNIDSTFTKQRLAQLQWHWPDINQTYINQVLQHMFATGYIRKEELQNLLV; from the coding sequence AAGACGGATCATGAACAATATGGATATTGCATAAAAATTCATCACATTATAGCTGATGGAATTTCATTGGAAATTATCACAAATCAAATTACTTCAAACTATTTTCAATTGTTAAGCAATAATCCAGTAGCAAGTCATGAACCCAAATCGTATATCGATTATATTTCTGCGGAACAAGATTATCGTTTTTCTGATCGATTTCAACAGGATCGTAATTACTGGATAAACACATTTGACACGCTGCCTGCTTTTATCGAATTTAAAGCCTATCAACCTATCCTCTCAAGTACTGCTGCGAACAGAGCAAGCTTTACCATTAAGGGTGGGTTGTACCAAGATTTGAAACAATTTTGCCAGGATCAGCAAATTAATGTGTATGCCTTCTTTTTGTCTGTGTTATATACGTATATTCATAAAGTGTCGAACGAGCAAGATATGGCAATTGGAGCTGTTTATTCAAATCGGTCGACGAAAAAAGAAAAAGGTACAATGGGCATGTATGCGAGTACAGTTGCCGCTAGAATAGCTATCGATCCTGAAGAGCAATTCGGTTCATTTTTACAACGTGTTTCCCTTAATTTATCTAAAATTATGCTGCATCAAAAATATCCCTACAATCAATTAATTCAAGATTTAAGAGTCGAACATCACAATATAGAGTTGCAGCGACTGTTTAGTATTATTATGGAATACCGAGTAATGAACTTCTTAAAATCGGATCAAACACAAAACGATAAAAAGCTAGCATCTCAGCACCATTTTTGTGGACATGAAGTCAACGATTTACTTATCCGAATAGAGGAAGAGCTTTCTGAACATGTGTTACATATTCATTTGGATTACCGTACATGTGTATTCGAAGAACATGAAATAAATAAATTGATTGAATATATGTCCGATATTGTGCGATATATCATTGGAAATAGTCAGCAAAAAATATCAACGTTTTTCCTTATTCATGAAGAGGAGAAACAAATCATTTTAAATGAGTTTAATGATACAACAATAGCGTATCCCCAACATAAGACGATCCAGCAATTGTTTGAAGAGCAGGTGCAGCGCACACCTGATCGTATTGCTGTAGCATTTGAGGGTCAAACGCTGACTTATCAGGAGTTAAATGAGAAATCCAATCAGGTAGCTCGAGCGTTAAGGGCGGAAGGTGTAAAAGTTGATCAATTAGTAGGTATTATGGTTGAGCGCTCTTTGGAAATGATGATTGGCATGTTGGGGATTTTAAAAGCAGGTGGTGCATACGTACCTATAGATCCTGAGTATCCTCAAGAGCGTATCCATTATATTTTAAACGATTCTAATGTGGATGTATTATTACTGCAACATCATTTGCAAGAACGAGTAAGTTATGAAGGCAAAGTGATCACTTTAGAGGGTGAACATTTTCACCATGAAGATCGTTCGAACCTGCCACACCTTTCACAACCAAATGATTTGGCCTATGTCATTTATACATCAGGTACAACAGGGAAACCAAAAGGCGCTATGATCGAACATCGCAACGTCGTCCGATTAGTCAAAAATACAAATTCTCTTCCATTGAACGATCAAGTGCGTATTTTACAAACAGGCTCTATCGTGTTCGATGCCTCTACATTTGAAATATGGGGAGCCATGCTTAATGGTGGTCAGCTGCACCTAACGGAACACGCTAATATTATTAATGCAGTGGTGTTAAAACAATTAATAAATACGAACGATATCAACTTGATGTTTTTGTCTACAGCATTATTTAACCAACTCGTACAACAAGACCATACGTTATTTGAACGTTTACAAACCTTAATTGTAGGCGGAGAAGAACTATCTATAGCCCATGCTAATAAATTGATACTTCATTACCCTACAATAAATTTGATTAATGGTTACGGGCCTACAGAAAATACAACATTTTCAACCACGTATCCGATCCATGGAGAGCAGCTGAAGAAGGCTCCTATTGGACGCCCTATTTCGAATTCCACTGCCTATATCGTAGATCAAGGTATGAACTTACAACCAATTGGTGTGTATGGGGAATTGATTGTGGGTGGAGACGGTGTGGCGCGAGGATATTTAAATCAGCCTGAACTTACGGCTCAAAAGTTTGTGAATGGTTTGTTTAAAGACGGTGAGCGCTGCTATCGAACAGGAGATTTAGCTCGTTGGCTACCTGATGGTAACATTGAATTTTTAGGCCGAATGGATCACCAAGTGAAAATTCGGGGATACCGAATTGAATTAGGTGAGGTCGAGACGTCACTGTTAAGTGTAGATTGCGTTCAAGAGGCAACCGTAGCTACACACGAAGTTAAAAATGGTGAGAAAGTGATATGTGCCTATTACGTGGCCAAGCAGTCGCATACGATCCATGAAATTAAGGCTGCATTGTCAGAGAAATTGCCTAGTTATATGATACCGACTTACTTTGTGGAGTTAGACCAAATTCCGCTCACGCCAAATGGAAAAGTTGATCGTAAGTCATTGCCAGCTCCTGAAAGTGGTATGCAAATGGGAACGGAATACGTACCGCCTCAAACACCAGCTGAAATCATCATGTCTAACGTATGGGAAGAAACGCTTGGACTAGAGAAAGTAGGCATTACAGATAGCTTTTTCGATCTCGGAGGACACTCATTAAAAATTATTGAGACGTTGCCGAAATTAACTCGAGCAGGACTACAGGTCACGATTAAGGACTACTATGATTTAAAAACGATCGCAGCTATTACGTCAAAAATAAGTGGTGAACAGCCAGAAATTCGTACAGACGAACAAGTCAACGAGATGATTTGGAATAAACCGCCTAAAAAACGGCTGACGGATGAGCAAATAAGCAAGCCATTTAATCACAGCGGTCATCTATTACTAACAGGCGCAACAGGATATTTAGGGGCCCATCTGTTAGAACAATTATTACGAACAACGGATTGCACCATTACGTGCATTATCCGTGGTCATTCCGATCAAGAAGTGACGGAAAGACTAGTAAATAAAGTGCAGTATTATTTTAAAAACGACGATGTTATTCCATGGTTGAATCAACGTGTCAGCGTTCGATGCGGGGATTTAAGTCAGCCCAATTTAGGTTTGGCAGAAGCCGTTTATAACGATTTAAAAGTTACCGTAACTGAAGTGATTCATGCAGCCGCGTTAACGAAACATTTTGGAACTCAAGAAGAGTTTACATTGGCCAATGTGAGTTCGGTTGAGCAGCTATTGAAATTTGTAGGGCATGATAAGAAGTTTCATCATACGTCTACCATAAGTGTGTCCGGTCTTCAAGTCGATGAGGATGAAGATGTGTTATTTACGGAACACGACTTTTATATTAAACAGGACTATTTGTGCAATGTGTACATCGAAACCAAATTTTTAGCTGAAAAATTAATATATGATTATGTATCGACAGGTACGGATGCAGTCATTTATCGAATAGGTAATTTAACAAACCGATATACTGACGGTCAGCATCAACAAAATATGAACGAAAACAGTTTCTTGAAACGATTAAAGTTTATGATCAAATACGGTGTGATCACAGATCTATTCCCAACCGGACTAGAATTTACACCAGTAGATAAATGCAGTGAAGCTATGCTGAACATCATCACGCAGCGGGGAGATTCAGCCGAGCATTATGTGTTCCACTTATCGAATGATAAGACGCTTGAAACGGAACAATTTATCGAAATGTTAGATGAACACGGTTATAAAGTGGAACTCATGAAGCAGCAACGTTTTGAACAGATTGTGGCTCTGAATCAGGAAGATGAACAGTTCAATCAAGAGCTTCAATTTATGATGGGGTACGGTTCTGACGTTGACGTCCATTCTCGCTATCGCTCAAAAGTGAACATAGACTCTACTTTTACGAAGCAGCGATTAGCACAGCTGCAATGGCACTGGCCAGACATTAATCAAACATACATTAATCAAGTACTCCAGCATATGTTCGCTACGGGTTACATTCGTAAGGAAGAGCTTCAAAATTTGCTCGTATGA
- a CDS encoding SDR family NAD(P)-dependent oxidoreductase, protein MDLKNKVVLITGASTGIGAEAARLMVNKGAKVIMTARSVQKLQDLADRLGPNAFFYPLDVSNGTEVNDVIQKVIHDHGRIDVLVNNAGTIQCGHFVDLPLESFEQMMDVNYFGTVRCLKAVVPHMIHNKSGHIVNVASMAGKFGQGTFSAYSPSKHALLGLTNSLRQELQGTGIHFTAINPTFVNTAFVDQADPTGGLKRKNNSKMLQPVDVANKIVLAVERNIREIDLPFLMTMSGKLLFHLFPKWFDKFSISGPENK, encoded by the coding sequence ATGGATCTGAAAAATAAAGTCGTGTTGATTACAGGCGCTTCAACGGGAATAGGAGCGGAAGCAGCTCGTTTAATGGTGAATAAAGGTGCGAAAGTCATTATGACAGCTCGTTCTGTTCAAAAATTGCAGGACCTTGCAGACCGGTTAGGCCCAAATGCTTTTTTTTATCCCCTTGATGTGTCCAATGGCACGGAAGTTAACGATGTAATACAAAAGGTTATTCACGATCATGGTCGAATCGATGTACTTGTAAATAATGCAGGTACTATTCAATGCGGTCATTTTGTGGATTTGCCATTGGAATCGTTTGAACAAATGATGGATGTTAATTATTTTGGTACAGTACGTTGTCTTAAGGCCGTGGTACCACATATGATTCATAACAAAAGTGGACACATCGTCAATGTTGCCTCTATGGCAGGGAAGTTTGGACAAGGAACATTTTCCGCATATTCGCCTTCCAAACATGCTCTATTAGGATTGACGAATAGTTTGAGACAAGAATTACAAGGAACAGGAATTCATTTTACAGCTATTAATCCAACGTTTGTTAATACAGCCTTTGTGGATCAAGCAGATCCAACAGGGGGCTTAAAACGAAAAAATAACTCAAAGATGTTACAACCTGTTGATGTCGCAAATAAAATTGTGCTCGCAGTTGAAAGAAATATTAGGGAAATCGACTTGCCATTTTTAATGACGATGTCTGGGAAGTTACTATTTCATTTATTCCCTAAATGGTTTGATAAATTTTCAATTAGTGGACCTGAAAATAAGTAA
- a CDS encoding potassium/proton antiporter, which produces MMLLFGTLLLIGVAGAKFSNRFNVPSLVLFIVVGMALNPLIYFDNAKLTQLLGVLALIIILFEGGMQTNYREIRPILGSALSLATVGVVLTAGIIGVCASYILDISLLEGLLIGAIVGSTDAAAVFAVLGSQNIKKRLTSTLEAESGTNDPMAVFLTISLIELIKVPDTPLINMLLAFFWQMGFGLAMGLALGWLFTQVLNRIQLDTSGLYPVLAVGAAIFTYSSTAMLHGSGFLAVYVLGMVIGNKDITYRYSIVRFNEGFAWMMQIMMFVVLGLLVFPNQLLEITWQGLLLSVLLMFIARPIGVFISLAISNFTFKEKTLIAWSGLRGAVPIVMATYPLIAGLEGGQMFFNVVFFVVLTSALLQGATISPLARRLGLVGERKVEPMHTMELISVGKTNMEMVKKTVEPGTAVVKYMLHQLELPQDALITAIVRGECMISPNGTTQMEAGDVAYILVAKKDREALRSLFTVLVEEVDDEQKNDENNGEGNEKHTLR; this is translated from the coding sequence ATGATGCTTTTATTCGGAACATTACTTTTAATAGGTGTTGCTGGGGCTAAATTTTCTAATCGCTTTAATGTGCCTTCACTCGTACTATTTATTGTGGTAGGTATGGCACTTAATCCGCTTATTTATTTTGATAATGCTAAATTAACGCAGTTATTAGGTGTACTCGCCCTAATTATTATATTGTTCGAAGGCGGTATGCAGACGAACTATCGAGAGATACGTCCCATCTTAGGCTCTGCCTTGTCGTTGGCAACGGTAGGCGTTGTACTGACGGCGGGAATTATCGGGGTGTGTGCCAGCTATATTTTGGACATATCTTTGTTAGAAGGCTTACTTATTGGAGCCATTGTCGGTTCTACAGATGCGGCAGCGGTATTCGCCGTATTAGGAAGTCAAAATATTAAAAAGAGACTTACCTCCACGCTTGAAGCTGAGTCAGGAACGAATGACCCGATGGCGGTCTTCCTCACGATTTCATTAATTGAACTAATTAAAGTGCCTGATACGCCTTTGATCAATATGTTACTCGCATTTTTCTGGCAAATGGGCTTCGGTTTAGCGATGGGGCTTGCCTTAGGTTGGCTGTTTACACAAGTGCTAAATCGCATTCAATTAGATACATCGGGACTTTATCCCGTGTTAGCAGTTGGCGCGGCGATATTTACGTATAGCAGCACTGCAATGTTGCATGGAAGTGGTTTTTTGGCGGTCTATGTATTGGGAATGGTCATTGGAAACAAAGATATTACGTACCGTTACTCGATCGTACGCTTTAATGAAGGCTTCGCATGGATGATGCAAATTATGATGTTTGTCGTGCTGGGCTTGCTCGTATTCCCGAATCAACTGTTAGAAATTACTTGGCAGGGCTTACTGTTGTCCGTTTTGCTTATGTTTATCGCTCGTCCAATAGGGGTGTTTATTAGCTTGGCAATAAGTAATTTCACCTTTAAAGAAAAAACGCTGATTGCTTGGTCGGGGCTTCGTGGTGCTGTACCGATCGTTATGGCTACGTATCCGCTTATTGCTGGATTGGAAGGCGGGCAAATGTTCTTCAATGTCGTCTTTTTCGTGGTGTTAACGTCCGCATTGTTGCAAGGGGCAACCATTTCACCGTTGGCTCGTCGCTTAGGGCTAGTAGGTGAGCGGAAGGTAGAGCCTATGCATACGATGGAACTTATTTCGGTCGGCAAAACGAATATGGAAATGGTTAAAAAGACGGTCGAACCTGGGACAGCCGTTGTAAAGTATATGCTGCATCAATTAGAACTGCCACAAGATGCGCTTATCACAGCTATTGTGCGTGGAGAATGCATGATTTCTCCAAATGGTACAACGCAGATGGAAGCAGGGGATGTTGCCTACATCTTAGTTGCCAAAAAAGATAGAGAAGCTTTGCGATCGCTGTTTACGGTGCTTGTTGAAGAGGTTGACGACGAGCAAAAAAACGATGAAAATAACGGTGAGGGTAATGAGAAACATACCCTGAGATAA
- a CDS encoding methyl-accepting chemotaxis protein codes for MKNKARSFWKALTKSGMLQRPSKSVGVKLFIIFVVSIVLFVFSVGTISYMLSRDAIKERVSTSSYQTMIQAAEKLDLMLNQFSNLTMQIMLDPNLTESMDKLDEVKEGTYDKVQLIEKIQETLQTYSVGNNLIENVYLIPLDGERQQFSALGMRRGVQSAADKPWFDAVQNSKGQAVWIDTMPTGLEQSHAPTFGIARPLRDLLSGKAHYIIFLEIRMHALAQELKGIQLGDGSSVHVLNPTGQYIYTLDQAMLTKEAPQWLVPKKEQESSELLSGSKTVTSDQDEQILLAYHPLKSSNWELVGTVPVKQLVKDADFILLVTFILMIAAAILAAVIGWFVMRMIAKPLHTLRDLMNEGAQGNLAVRASVKTKDEIGELAHGFNTMMEQITTLVQHTEASARSVLETAVSLTDASRSTAVSAKEIAIATEEIAKGASSLAVEAERGHDLTHQMAMQMQMVVAANEQMDHSAQEVSRSSELGASNMTTLLTRTSTTEETMRTLSDRVNKLNENTQSIRKILELLQNMTKQTNILSLNATIEAARAGAAGKGFMVVADEIRSLADQSRQSIDVVGQITVSIQAEIKETVDALAQAFPMFSLQAEAVKETDSIFSAVTEQMGGMVGKLSDVTESVERLNHSQAILVEAMSNVSAVAEEASATSEEVASLSTEQLSISNRLVDLSHQLEEVSQQLKATLSKFSY; via the coding sequence ATGAAAAATAAAGCACGTTCTTTTTGGAAAGCGCTTACCAAATCTGGTATGTTGCAACGACCTTCGAAATCAGTCGGCGTCAAGTTGTTTATCATTTTTGTCGTCAGTATCGTCTTATTTGTGTTTAGTGTAGGAACGATTTCGTACATGTTATCCCGTGATGCAATCAAAGAGCGTGTATCCACATCCAGTTACCAAACGATGATCCAAGCAGCTGAGAAACTCGATTTAATGCTGAATCAATTTTCAAACTTGACGATGCAAATTATGCTAGACCCAAACCTCACAGAAAGTATGGACAAGCTCGACGAAGTGAAAGAGGGCACCTATGATAAAGTGCAGTTGATAGAAAAAATTCAAGAGACACTGCAAACGTACTCCGTGGGCAACAACTTAATTGAGAATGTGTACTTAATTCCGCTTGACGGCGAACGTCAGCAATTTTCTGCACTTGGGATGCGGCGTGGTGTGCAATCTGCTGCGGACAAGCCTTGGTTCGATGCAGTGCAGAATAGCAAAGGACAAGCTGTATGGATCGATACGATGCCAACGGGTCTTGAACAGTCTCATGCGCCAACGTTTGGTATCGCTCGACCTCTGCGCGATCTGCTTTCTGGTAAAGCGCACTATATTATATTTTTAGAAATTCGTATGCATGCATTGGCTCAGGAACTGAAAGGCATACAATTAGGGGATGGATCTTCCGTTCATGTCTTGAATCCTACAGGGCAATACATATATACACTGGACCAAGCGATGCTGACGAAGGAAGCTCCGCAGTGGCTTGTTCCAAAAAAGGAGCAAGAATCCAGCGAGCTATTATCCGGTAGTAAAACGGTCACCTCCGATCAAGATGAGCAAATATTGCTAGCGTACCATCCTTTGAAATCTAGCAATTGGGAGCTGGTCGGTACGGTACCGGTTAAGCAGTTAGTGAAAGATGCGGACTTTATTTTGTTAGTCACGTTTATATTAATGATTGCGGCGGCGATCTTGGCAGCTGTTATCGGTTGGTTTGTGATGCGAATGATCGCGAAGCCCTTGCATACGTTGCGCGACTTAATGAATGAGGGAGCGCAAGGTAATTTGGCTGTGCGGGCGTCCGTGAAGACGAAGGATGAGATTGGTGAGCTAGCACACGGTTTTAATACGATGATGGAGCAAATTACAACGCTTGTGCAGCATACGGAAGCAAGTGCGCGATCCGTATTGGAGACGGCGGTGTCGCTGACCGATGCGTCTCGTAGTACGGCGGTGTCAGCGAAAGAAATCGCAATTGCCACGGAGGAAATTGCGAAAGGTGCTAGCAGCTTGGCGGTCGAAGCAGAGCGTGGTCACGACTTAACGCATCAGATGGCGATGCAGATGCAGATGGTTGTAGCGGCAAATGAACAAATGGATCATTCCGCACAAGAGGTTTCGCGCTCGAGTGAACTCGGTGCGAGCAATATGACTACTTTGCTGACGCGTACGAGTACGACGGAAGAAACGATGCGTACTTTGTCAGACAGAGTGAATAAGCTGAATGAGAATACGCAGTCGATTCGCAAAATATTGGAGCTGCTGCAAAATATGACGAAGCAGACGAATATTTTGTCCCTGAACGCAACGATTGAGGCGGCCCGTGCGGGAGCCGCGGGTAAAGGATTTATGGTTGTTGCGGACGAAATTCGTAGCTTGGCGGATCAATCGCGGCAATCGATTGACGTAGTCGGGCAAATTACGGTTAGTATTCAGGCCGAAATTAAGGAGACGGTAGACGCCCTTGCGCAGGCGTTTCCGATGTTCAGCTTGCAAGCCGAGGCTGTAAAAGAAACGGATAGCATTTTTAGCGCCGTTACGGAGCAGATGGGCGGAATGGTTGGGAAATTAAGCGATGTGACCGAATCGGTTGAGCGGTTAAATCATTCGCAAGCGATCTTAGTGGAAGCGATGAGTAATGTAAGTGCTGTAGCCGAAGAAGCGTCAGCGACTTCTGAAGAGGTGGCGTCATTGAGTACGGAGCAGTTGAGTATTTCGAACCGTTTAGTCGATTTGTCGCATCAGTTGGAAGAGGTGTCCCAGCAATTGAAGGCGACGCTGTCCAAATTTAGTTATTAA
- a CDS encoding DUF2642 domain-containing protein: protein MTQEQVPSQVVYPIDPYVVQTLQSVTDKVVVVETVRGPLKGKVKDVKLDHIVLQIDDHLFIIRIAQIVWVRPESK, encoded by the coding sequence GTGACACAGGAGCAAGTGCCGTCGCAGGTTGTGTATCCTATTGATCCTTATGTCGTTCAGACGCTGCAATCCGTTACCGATAAGGTTGTGGTTGTTGAAACGGTGCGCGGTCCATTGAAGGGTAAGGTCAAAGATGTAAAGCTTGATCATATCGTCCTCCAAATTGACGATCATCTATTTATTATTCGCATTGCGCAAATCGTATGGGTAAGGCCTGAATCGAAGTAA